A region of Vicugna pacos chromosome 7, VicPac4, whole genome shotgun sequence DNA encodes the following proteins:
- the LOC140697252 gene encoding chromobox protein homolog 8-like has product MRQIQKDTQREREREREHEQGSGRAEDKPSSPGDSSKKRGPKPRKELLDPSQRPLGEPSDGLGDYLKGRKLDDAASGAGKFPAGHSVIQLARRQDSDLAQCGVASPSPAEATGKLAVDTFPARVIKHRAAFLEAKGQGTLDPGGPRVRHGSGTPSSVGGLYRDMGAQGGRPSLIARIPVARILGDPEEESWSPSLTNLEKVVVTDVTSNFLTVTIKESNTDQGFFKEKRLIAGWVIPGQESRRESESANLV; this is encoded by the coding sequence AAAGACacccagagggagagagaacgaGAGCGGGAGCACGAGCAGGGCTCAGGCCGCGCAGAGGACAAACCCAGCTCACCAGGTGACAGCTCCAAGAAGCGAGGTCCCAAGCCCCGGAAGGAGCTCCTGGACCCCTCACAGAGGCCCTTGGGAGAACCCAGTGATGGCCTCGGAGATTACCTCAAGGGCAGGAAGCTGGACGACGCTGCTTCCGGGGCAGGAAAGTTCCCAGCTGGCCACAGTGTGATCCAGCTGGCTCGAAGGCAGGACTCAGACCTGGCCCAATGTGGTgtggccagccccagcccagctgagGCCACGGGCAAACTGGCTGTGGACACCTTTCCAGCCAGGGTCATAAAGCACAGGGCCGCCTTCCTGGAGGCCAAAGGCCAGGGCACCCTGGACCCTGGTGGCCCCCGGGTCCGGCATGGCTCAGGCACCCCCAGCTCTGTGGGGGGTTTGTATCGGGACATGGGGGCTCAAGGGGGAAGGCCCTCCCTCATCGCCAGGATCCCAGTGGCCAGAATCCTGGGGGACCCAGAGGAAGAATCCTGGAGCCCCTCTCTGACCAACCTGGAGAAGGTGGTGGTCACCGATGTGACCTCAAACTTTTTGACCGTCACCATTAAGGAAAGTAACACGGACCAAggcttttttaaagagaaaagattaATTGCTGGGTGGGTGATTCCAGGAcaagagagcaggagagagagtgagagtgCAAACTTGgtataa